One genomic segment of Misgurnus anguillicaudatus chromosome 23, ASM2758022v2, whole genome shotgun sequence includes these proteins:
- the fgf22 gene encoding fibroblast growth factor 22, giving the protein MCRWTRTAFGLFSDLTSTGSALLICLYLLFLACSAFGGCPPAQGHDPLQALAQGTNCSWTLERHTRSYNHLEGDVRLRRLYSANKFFLCIDKTGKVDGTRRKNYADSLMEIRSVSVGVVAIKSVSTGLYLAMSKKGTLFGSVRYNPSCKFKERIEENGYNTYASLRWKHKGRQMFVSLNGRGKPRRGHKARRRHPSTHFLPMLPT; this is encoded by the exons ATGTGCAGATGGACACGCACCGCCTTTGGTCTCTTCTCCGACCTTACCTCCACTGGGTCAGCTCTCCTGATATGCCTGTACCTGCTGTTTCTAGCTTGCTCTGCTTTTGGAGGTTGCCCACCTGCGCAGGGGCATGACCCTCTTCAAGCTCTGGCACAGGGTACGAACTGCTCGTGGACTCTGGAGCGGCACACCAGAAGCTACAACCATCTCGAGGGTGACGTCCGCCTGCGTCGCCTCTATTCCGCCAATAAGTTCTTTCTCTGCATCGACAAGACGGGGAAGGTTGACGGCACCCGGCGAAAGAATTACGCTGACA GTCTGATGGAAATCCGATCTGTCAGTGTGGGAGTTGTTGCCATCAAATCTGTCAGCACCGGTCTGTACCTAGCCATGTCCAAAAAAGGCACGCTCTTCGGATCG GTCAGATACAACCCAAGCTGCAAGTTTAAGGAGCGCATCGAGGAGAACGGCTACAACACGTACGCCTCCCTGCGCTGGAAACACAAGGGAAGGCAGATGTTCGTGTCTCTCAACGGCAGAGGGAAACCGCGGAGAGGACACAAAGCTCGACGAAGACATCCGTCCACCCACTTCCTCCCTATGCTCCCCACGTAG